A region of Ferruginibacter albus DNA encodes the following proteins:
- the nadA gene encoding quinolinate synthase NadA, with the protein MQDINSAKQNLETAGFLNLEVDPSLDLFIEIENLKKEKKAIVLAHYYQDADIQDIADYIGDSLGLAQMAEKTDAEIIVFAGVHFMAETAKILNPHKKVLLPDLRAGCSLSDSAPPELFKRFKEKYADHTVITYVNCSAGMKALSDIICTSSNAEKIIESLPKDEKIIFAPDKNLGAYLNKKTNRNMVLWNGACMVHEIFSLEKITKLKIQHPNAKVIAHPECEEQVLAVADYIGSTTGLLKYSQQSDAKEFIVVTETGILHQMQKESPDKLFIPAPSNNGCACNDCPHMKLNTLEKLYLCMKYELPEITMDKELILAAKKPIQRMLEISAKYKL; encoded by the coding sequence ATGCAAGATATTAACAGCGCAAAACAGAATTTAGAAACCGCCGGTTTTTTAAATCTGGAAGTAGACCCTTCTCTTGATTTATTTATAGAAATTGAAAATCTAAAAAAAGAAAAGAAGGCTATTGTTCTGGCGCATTATTACCAGGATGCGGATATACAAGATATAGCAGATTATATTGGAGATAGTTTAGGATTGGCACAAATGGCAGAAAAAACGGATGCAGAAATTATTGTTTTTGCCGGTGTACATTTTATGGCAGAGACTGCAAAGATCTTAAACCCTCATAAGAAGGTCCTATTACCTGATTTAAGAGCCGGATGTAGCTTAAGTGATAGTGCACCCCCGGAATTATTTAAGCGCTTTAAAGAGAAGTATGCTGATCATACAGTGATAACCTATGTAAACTGTTCTGCCGGAATGAAAGCATTAAGTGATATTATTTGCACCAGCAGTAATGCAGAAAAAATAATTGAAAGCCTTCCTAAAGATGAAAAGATAATTTTTGCACCGGATAAGAACCTTGGTGCTTACCTGAATAAGAAAACCAATCGTAATATGGTTTTATGGAATGGAGCTTGCATGGTACACGAAATTTTTAGCCTGGAAAAGATTACCAAATTAAAAATCCAACATCCCAACGCTAAAGTAATAGCTCATCCCGAGTGTGAAGAACAAGTATTGGCAGTAGCAGATTATATTGGAAGTACCACAGGATTACTTAAATATTCGCAGCAAAGTGATGCAAAGGAATTTATTGTGGTTACTGAGACTGGTATTCTGCATCAAATGCAAAAAGAAAGTCCTGATAAATTATTTATACCAGCTCCATCTAACAATGGTTGTGCCTGTAATGATTGCCCTCATATGAAATTAAATACATTAGAGAAATTGTATTTATGCATGAAATATGAATTGCCGGAAATAACGATGGATAAAGAATTGATTCTTGCCGCAAAGAAGCCTATTCAGCGTATGTTGGAAATAAGTGCTAAATATAAATTATAA